In one window of Euwallacea similis isolate ESF13 chromosome 4, ESF131.1, whole genome shotgun sequence DNA:
- the LOC136408769 gene encoding apoptotic chromatin condensation inducer in the nucleus-like, producing MVRKTTRAAALKASEKTRRELPRRSRRRKSSSKSQSSDDEVVAALIEKKVTELKQASSDSEFDKESKKPLKKRTRSSAATNAKRKKADTALSGKKSEVKLPDADEVKDGNNAEGKSKCVDRAHSDNTCTESENRNIQVTDESPNHVNPTDELSKNGTEIKEIEVEESENIVAEVSCDSQSEVTIEVVPVSETIVEAISEETIIPANAIDVASTSTSETRSLEENTESMDTLQSSEQPKKESKSKKIRLNRLTRASVRESLNEAEKEAEEIAKKVSLKRPEVVKVEEPAQKEENHDSSPIKKETEKDEEEQRSSSYESKNNRIVDDSKQTRKKITLKRRTTDEEPAKETIIASAGITPSVEREELVKEDYVVIDKRIRRSTENSERENEEKPKKPTKPVKLKRRLSQTTEEPSPPISEDGSKKCRWKRSECLFLDTVQFHDIKEICPSVEFLEETEVDLEITVKEKRSDKSRRLTFKELEDEEMENIEAELNAEQELEVDQNQSNQNVIAINRKISIVEDTGNKLNPPPSPAKNPVSAVLFITNLVRPFTVKQLKELLERTGKIEEDGFWTDKIKSKCFVCYETVGEAESTRNALHGVHWPVGNGKKLIIDYATREDMEKARNPPVAILQSEKSPEKENKRPSQDVKEGGRRDSVSMKREWNLGKEEERRKVSESTSVDREGRKHRSYTPEAQNTRFKVEEPVEQKAMDDLFLKTKATPSIYWQPLSPEEISRKQQQRQARLEENKRRLEEIRSSRPSIRDRRDRTFRRR from the exons ATGGTTCGTAAAACAACACGGGCAGCAGCTTTGAAAGCCAGCGAGAAAACGCGAAGAGAATTACCTAGAAGATCACGTAGAAGAAAAAGCAGTTCAAAGAGCCAAAGCTCAGACGACGAAGTCGTGGCTGCACTAATTGAAAAGAAGGTAACTGAATTAAAACAAGCCTCATCGGATTCCGAATTCGACAAAGAGTCAAAAAAACCTCTGAAAAAACGTACGAGGTCTAGTGCCGCAACCAACGCCAAGCGGAAAAAAGCTGACACTGCACTTTCCGGCAAGAAATCGGAAGTTAAGCTACCAGATGCGGATGAGGTAAAAGATGGTAACAATGCGGAAGGTAAGTCTAAGTGTGTAGATAGGGCCCATAGCGACAACACCTGTACAGAAAGTGAGAATCGAAATATACAGGTGACAGATGAGTCACCAAACCATGTCAATCCTACTGATGAACTGTCGAAAAATGGGACGGAAATTAAAGAGATTGAAGTTGAGGAGTCTGAAAACATTGTTGCGGAAGTGTCATGCGATAGCCAATCAGAAGTAACTATTGAGGTAGTGCCTGTGTCGGAAACGATTGTTGAAGCAATTTCTGAAGAAACGATAATTCCTGCAAACGCAATAGATGTCGCCAGTACTTCCACAAGTGAAACTCGGTCACTGGAGGAAAATACAGAATCTATGGATACACTACAATCTTCTGAACAACCCAAGAAAGAAAgcaaatcaaagaaaatcaGACTCAATAGATTGACACGTGCAAGTGTCAGAGAAAGTTTGAATGAAGCCGAGAAAGAAGCAGAAGAGATTGCAAAGAAAGTCTCGCTAAAAAGACCTGAAGTTGTTAAAGTTGAGGAACCAGctcaaaaagaagaaaaccATGATTCCTCCCCAATCAAAAAGGAAACAGAGAAAGACGAAGAAGAACAACGGAGTTCCAGCTAtgagtcaaaaaataataggaTCGTTGATGATTCTAAACAAactaggaaaaaaattacgttaaaGCGACGTACTACTGACGAGGAGCCTGCGAAAGAGACCATAATTGCCTCCGCGGGAATTACTCCATCGGTAGAACGGGAGGAATTGGTTAAAGAAGACTATGTGGTCATTGATAAACGAATTAGAAGGTCAACTGAGAACTCGGAAAGGGAAAATGAGG AAAAACCGAAAAAGCCCACAAAACCAGTAAAACTGAAGAGGCGCCTTTCTCAAACAACCGAGGAACCTTCACCTCCAATCAGTGAAGATGGATCAAAAAAGTGTAGATGGAAACGTTCAGAATGCTTATTTCTCGACACTGTCCAGTTCCATGACATCAAAGAAATTTGCCCCTCTGTGGAATTCTTAGAAGAAACCGAAGTTGATTTAGAAATCACTGTTAAAGAAAAGAGGTCAGACAAATCCAGACGTCTAACATTTAAAGAATTAGAAGATgaggaaatggaaaatattgagGCGGAATTAAATGCAGAGCAAGAACTGGAAGTCGACCAAAACCAAAGCAACCAGAATGTTATTGCCATTAATCGGAAGATCAGTATCGTTGAAGATACTGGGAATAAATTGAACCCACCACCGAGCCCTGCTAAGAACCCTGTTTCtgcagttttatttataactaacTTGGTGAGGCCTTTTACGGTAAAACAGCTGAAGGAGCTTTTGGAAAGGACAGGGAAGATTGAAGAGGATGGATTTTGGACGGACAAGATCAAGTCGAAATGTTTTGTTTGCTATGAAACAGTTGG AGAAGCGGAATCAACGAGGAACGCCCTTCACGGAGTGCACTGGCCCGTTGGCAACGGGAAGAAGCTGATCATCGATTACGCCACGCGGGAGGACATGGAGAAAGCAAGAAACCCGCCGGTTGCGATTCTGCAGAGCGAGAAATCACCAGAGAAGGAGAATAAG AGACCCAGTCAGGATGTAAAAGAAGGGGGGAGGAGAGACTCAGTTAGTATGAAACGAGAATGGAACTTGGGAAAAGAGGAGGAGAGGCGCAAAGTGTCAGAATCAACGAGTGTTGATAGAGAGGGACGGAAACACAGATCCTATACCCCAGAAG cCCAGAATACGCGATTTAAAGTAGAAGAACCGGTGGAGCAGAAAGCGATGGATGATTTGTTTCTCAAAACCAAAGCAACTCCAAGCATCTATTGGCAGCCTCTCTCTCCCGAAGAA ATATCTCGTAAACAACAACAACGCCAAGCTCGCCTAGAAGAAAACAAACGTCGCCTCGAAGAAATTCGCTCATCTCGACCCTCAATTCGAGACCGCAGAGATCGAACCTTCCGAAGACGTTAA
- the robl gene encoding dynein light chain roadblock-type 2 — protein MSNEVEETMKRIQSHKGVVGTIVVNSEGIPIKTTLDNTTTVQYAGLISSLADKARSVVRDLDPSNDLMFLRIRSKKHEIMVAPDKEFILIVVQNPTE, from the coding sequence ATGTCTAATGAAGTAGAGGAAACTATGAAAAGGATCCAGTCCCATAAAGGTGTGGTAGGGACCATCGTGGTAAATTCCGAAGGCATTCCCATCAAAACAACCCTTGACAATACCACCACAGTGCAATATGCGGGCCTGATTAGTTCTCTGGCAGATAAAGCAAGAAGTGTAGTTCGAGACTTGGATCCATCCAATGACCTTATGTTTTTGAGGATTCGGTCTAAGAAGCATGAAATCATGGTAGCCCCGGACAAAGAGTTTATATTAATAGTCGTGCAAAACCCTACAGAGTGA
- the Tpr2 gene encoding dnaJ homolog subfamily C member 7 produces the protein MVEVVEDIIMDSDENEDILPKSTEETADLKKENGNQLFKIKQYRSALPLYTEAINLCPNTPAYYGNRAACYMMLNRYQEALEDARKSIQLDPTFIKGYTRIAKCGIALGDVVTAKNATIQAEQLQAGCVSNEIKSIEKIKQFEADANKAYAGKDFRKVVYCMDRCLDEATACEKFKLKKAEALAFLGRYQESQEIANDILHFKKGSADAIYVRGLCLYYEDNIDKAFSHFQQVLRLAPDHDKAMEQYKRAKHLKKMKEQGNEAFKNCKFAESINLYTEALQIDPLNRKTNSKLYFNRATAYSRLIKIKEAIADCSSALILDETYLKALLRRAKCYSDIGEFEEAVKDYEKACKLDKSRENKRLLQEAKLALKKSKRKDYYKILGIEKNASDDEIKKAYRKRALVHHPDRHVNATESERKDQEKKFKELGEAYGILSDPKKKARYDSGQDMDDMDGGMSDVDPTQVFQTFFGRGGSYGAEFPFGGGSPGSFSFQFS, from the exons ATGGTAGAAGTAGTAGAAGACATTATCATGGACTCTGATGAAAACGAAGACATTCTTCCCAAAAGCACTGAAGA AACTGcagatttgaaaaaagaaaatggcaACCAACTCTTCAAAATCAAACAGTACCGCTCCGCACTTCCCCTTTACACTGAGGCCATCAATTTATGTCCTAATACACCTGCATATTACGGCAACCGAGCCGCCTGTTACATGATGCTAAACCGATATCAGGAGGCCCTTGAAGATGCCCGTAAAAGCATTCAATTGGATCCCACTTTCATCAAGGG TTATACTCGCATTGCTAAATGTGGCATCGCCCTTGGGGATGTAGTAACAGCCAAAAATGCCACCATACAGGCGGAACAACTGCAAGCTGGCTGTGTCTCCAATGAAATTAAGTcaattgagaaaataaaacaatttgagGCGGATGCCAATAAAGCGTATGCAGGAAAAGATTTCCGGAAAGTAGTTTACTGCATGGATAGATGTCTGGACGAAGCGACAGcttgtgaaaaatttaaactaaaaaaggCGGAAGCTTTGGCATTTTTGGGCAG GTACCAGGAATCACAAGAAATTGCCAATGACATTTTACACTTCAAGAAGGGCAGCGCTGATGCCATTTACGTCCGTGGTTTATGTCTCTATTACGAAGACAACATTGATAAAGCTTTCAGTCATTTTCAGCAG GTCCTCCGACTTGCTCCCGACCACGACAAAGCCATGGAACAATACAAGAGAGCCAAACATCTAAAGAAGATGAAAGAACAGGGCAACGAAGCTTTTAAGAACTGCAAATTCGCGGAATCGATCAATCTCTATACAGAAGCACTGCAAATCGATCCATTAAACCGGAAAACAAATTCAAAGCTATATTTTAACCG AGCTACCGCTTATTCGAgactaattaaaataaaggaaGCTATAGCGGACTGCTCATCTGCTTTAATATTAGATGAGACATACCTAAAGGCCCTTTTAAGAAGAGCAAAGTGTTACTCAGATATTGGAGAGTTCGAAGAAGCGGTTAA GGACTACGAAAAAGCATGCAAATTGGATAAAAGTCGAGAGAACAAAAGACTTTTACAAGAGGCTAAATTGGCGCTCAAGAAGAGCAAAAGGAAGGATTACTACAAGATTCTTGGCATTGAAAAGAACGCCAGTGACGACGAAATTAAGAAAGCTTACAG GAAGCGAGCCCTAGTCCATCATCCCGATCGACACGTAAACGCCACTGAATCAGAAAGAAAAGATCAGGAGAAGAAATTCAAAGAGCTCGGCGAGGCCTACGGTATCCTTTCAGATCCAAAGAAAAAGGCTCGGTACGACAGTGGACAGGATATGGATGATATGGATGGCGGCATGTCCG atgtaGATCCCACGCAGGTTTTCCAAACGTTCTTTGGCCGCGGAGGTAGTTATGGTGCGGAATTCCCGTTCGGTGGAGGATCTCCGGGATCATTTTCTTTCCAATTTAGTTAA
- the mah gene encoding uncharacterized protein mah, with protein sequence MQTNESTPLLSRHEVRKGLSVFFSIICVVDVFGVFPVVTLPKPILDCGYYGIAIISLVCVTQIYTAGLLGKCWNLAEEMDSSITRKNRYPYSALAEITFGKSWSWFVNFLVDITVFGAGIPNLIVAAQNLQLLGLRISDGTFNISFCYWIIILGVLLCPVLWLGSPKDMKLLCTISVFIVTSVYVLTCACLLFTTSTETAEEPEENFDSNLELWKLVMGAYGIVAFQFDIHPIILTIQMDMEDRTKLSSVIFGGFLTTLFMSGTTTLIAALKYGSSIKPSLLETLPTSTPLHFAAALVAIQLCLTSAVSNSTLYQHMEDCLNISREFNHKRCILRTILTVLAIVIAESVPRFDLVMSMIGGTLTGPLVFILPPIFYMRISYMHRSFSERLQREEFSNAILNNHEEEYSRDLAKYYEQRFKEELEDRRWDWLCWVCSKKIELLLCGAIVVFSFMATLVTTYLNMTDAILSYSNFSKPCIYNVSNALLYL encoded by the exons ATGCAGACGAATGAATCAACTCCCCTTTTATCTAGACATGAGGTCAGAAAAGGGCTCTCGgtgtttttttccattatttgtGTGGTCGATGTCTTTGGAGTGTTCCCAGTGGTGACATTACCAAAGCCAATCCTAGATTGCg gttATTACGGTATTGCGATAATAAGCCTGGTTTGTGTAACTCAAATCTACACAGCAGGATTGCTGGGAAAATGCTGGAATTTGGCAGAAGAAATGGATTCGAGCATAACCAGGAAAAACCGCTACCCTTATTCTGCTCTGGCAGAAATTACTTTTGGGAAATCTTGGTCTtggtttgtgaattttctggTTGATATCACAGTTTTTGGGGCAGGTATCCCGAATTTGATTGTGG CCGCTCAGAACCTCCAGTTACTCGGACTAAGAATCAGCGACGGCACCTTCAACATTTCTTTCTGCTATTGGATCATTATTTTGGGGGTCTTACTGTGCCCAGTCTTATGGCTTGGCAGTCCAAAAGATATGAA GCTTCTTTGCACCATTTCCGTCTTTATAGTAACCTCGGTGTATGTCCTGACATGCGCATGTCTTCTGTTTACCACTAGCACGGAAACTGCAGAAGAACCGGAGGAGAACTTCGATAGCAATTTAGAATTGTGGAAACTTGTCATGGGGGCTTACGGAATTGTCGCGTTTCAATTCGATATTCACCCTATAATTCTGACCATTCAAATGGACATGGAAGACCGAACAAAGCTCTCATCGGTCATTTTTGGGGGATTTTTAA CAACTTTATTTATGTCTGGCACTACAACCCTTATAGCAGCCCTTAAGTATGGAAGTTCGATAAAACCAAGTTTACTGGAAACCCTACCTACTTCGACGCCTCTACACTTCGCAGCTGCTCTTGTAGCCATTCAGCTATGCCTCACTTCAGCAGTCAGTAACAGCACTCTTTACCAACATATGGAGGATTGTCTCAATATTTCCAGAG AATTCAATCACAAGCGCTGCATTCTGAGGACAATTTTAACAGTGCTGGCGATAGTGATAGCCGAGTCAGTTCCCAGGTTCGACCTTGTGATGTCGATGATTGGTGGAACTCTCACTGGGCCTTTGGTGTTCATTTTACCTCCGATTTTCTACATGAGAATCAGCTATATGCATCGGAGTTTCAGTGAAAGATTGCAAAGAGAGGAGTTTTCGAatgccattttgaataaccACGAGGAGGAATATTCTAG agatttGGCTAAATATTATGAACAAAGATTCAAAGAAGAACTGGAAGACCGGAGGTGGGACTGGTTGTGTTGGGTCTGCAGTAAAAAGATCGAATTGTTGTTGTGCGGAGCTATAGTTGTTTTTAGTTTCATGGCGACTTTAGTCACCACTTATTTGAACATGACCGATGCCATTCTGTCTTATTCGAATTTTTCAAAGCCATGCATCTACAACGTCTCAAATGCCTTGCTGTATTTGTGA
- the mfas gene encoding transforming growth factor-beta-induced protein ig-h3, whose protein sequence is MLRQAFVLCILVLGIRGDYFNDLSFLEWDQPSIFSGRNAASSSESVERDREPLSPDFQDPSPQGTEDKPVTAAPESGSTEKPSDTPVLNPKKETLVPKHPPINPLLPGGIINVDANSGGFPSFSSPFGPEFDFPPLPGLPGLDRPAGGIGIGGLFGMESGSRWWKGKNVCIEREESTDDEKDEDKQDSEEAKNKTETSTEVSSREPNFFSTSIRLSNCFETENKYECVTRINNHGVVKTFTVRYKCCYGFKRTSDGCTKQVDLKPVLQTLDDLKLDDFRGMIKSTSLDSTFESGNFTIFAPNDDAVHDYSDKLNDINTVDPARRRRAIKNALTSKDLVLSHTVDGFVELADLENEQILQSKDDQKSTIRINIYPTHTYEKMMTANCARVKRGNVLANNGIVHILDRVVLVTSESVEDIIKNNPKLSSFRKALDNTDIPKKFKPTGHYTIFAATDEAFSKLDEIQRQKILNGGGCASNILKHHIVAHTVCSSAIIGNATTHNVEGTILNMERTLEDELIFEGKAKITQTDIIGTNGVVHLIDTLIIPESGQYIGSVLKAHNYSKFQDLVQKAGLTDELNNFDNATVFVPVDAAFDNPDTKKLIEEMGTDQEKLKELVRYHVADNQVESSDMSNNMMIPTNDQGKELRVNLYSTLPLFTNVINRATINCARLIGFDEKTCGSTVHEVSQVLVPPSSNIIQIIETDKKYSTLRDLLKGTEVEKILQENNRSITFLAPSDEAFAALEEKHRTMLKENKEKANEILKNHVLSEVLCCSGVGPHTWGFNSFVPTLGDQKVEIGRLGNQIRVNRAAITSCDTMAVNGVLHTINRVLAPRKRPVTAMGGGILFFDL, encoded by the exons ATGCTCCGGCAAGCATTTGTATTGTGTATTTTAGTCTTGGGCATTAGGGGTGATTATTTCAA CGACCTCTCGTTCCTGGAATGGGACCAACCTTCAATTTTCAGTGGAAGAAACGCGGCGTCCTCCTCCGAAAGCGTGGAAAGAGACCGCGAACCTCTTTCTCCGGACTTCCAAGACCCCAGTCCTCAAGGCACTGAGGACAAGCCTGTTACTG CTGCCCCGGAATCTGGGTCCACAGAAAAACCTTCAGACACCCCTGTATTGAACCCCAAAAAAGAGACCCTGGTGCCCAAGCATCCTCCTATTAATCCCTTACTTCCTGGAGGAATTATAAACGTAGATGCAAACTCTGGAGGATTTCCCTCTTTCTCCAGCCCGTTCGGACCGGAATTCGACTTCCCACCTCTTCCAGGCCTTCCCGGTCTGGACAGACCTGCAGGTGGGATTGGCATCGGCGGTCTCTTCGGGATGGAGAGCGGCAGCAGATGGTGGAAGGG TAAGAACGTCTGCATAGAGCGAGAGGAAAGCACTGACGACGAAAAGGACGAAGACAAACAAGATTCTGAGGAGGCCAAAAACAAGACCGAAACCAGCACCGAAGTTAGCAGCAGGGAGCCCAACTTCTTTTCTACCTCGATCCGACTGTCAAATTGTTTCGAAACTGAGAATAAGTACGAGTGCGTCACCAG aaTCAACAACCATGGCGTAGTGAAAACCTTCACGGTCCGCTACAAGTGTTGCTACGGGTTCAAGAGAACGTCCGACGGATGTACCAAACAG GTCGACCTTAAACCTGTCCTTCAAACTCTAGATGACCTGAAACTGGATGACTTCAGGGGGATGATTAAATCTACATCTCTGGACAGCACTTTCGAATCTGGCAATTTCACCATTTTCGCTCCTAATGACGATGCTGTTCACGACTATAGTGACAAGCTTAATGATATT AATACTGTAGATCCAGCAAGGAGACGCAGGGCAATTAAGAATGCTTTGACTTCGAAAGATTTGGTCTTGAGTCATACTGTGGATGGGTTTGTTGAGCTTGCTGATTTGGAAAATGAGCAAATACTTCAAAG TAAAGACGATCAGAAATCTACGATAAGGATCAACATTTACCCCACACACACTTATGAGAAGATGATGACCGCTAACTGTGCAAGGGTGAAAAGAGGCAATGTCTTGGCTAACAATGGAATTGTCCATATTTTGGATAGAGTGGTTTTGGTTACAAGCGAAAGCGTTGAGGATATTATTAAGAACAACCCCAAGTTGAGCAGTTTCAGAAAAG CCCTAGACAATACTGACATtcctaaaaaattcaaacccACTGGTCATTACACCATCTTCGCTGCCACTGACGAGGCCTTCAGCAAATTGGATGAGATCCAGAGGCAGAAAATCTTGAATGGAGGTGGTTGCGCGTCCA ACATCTTGAAGCATCACATCGTGGCCCATACAGTGTGCTCTTCAGCTATAATAGGAAACGCTACAACTCACAATGTCGAAGGGACTATCTTGAACATGGAAAGGACTCTGGAAGACGAGCTCATTTTCGAAGGCAAAGCTAAAATCACGCAAACAGACATTATCGGAACAAACGGTGTTGTTCATTTAATCGATACTTTAATTATACCTGAATCGG GCCAGTACATCGGAAGTGTCCTCAAGGCCCACAATTACTCAAAATTCCAGGATTTGGTCCAGAAAGCCGGCCTCACTGACGAACTGAATAACTTTGATAACGCAACGGTGTTCGTGCCTGTAGATGCTGCTTTTGATAATCCAGACACCAAGAAACTGATTGAGGAAATGGGGACTGATCAAGAGAAACTGAAGGAGTTGGTGAGGTATCATGTGGCTGACAACCAAGTGGAATCCAGCGACATGTCTAATAATATGATGATCCCCACCAATGACCAAGGAAAGGAGTTAAGGGTTAATTTATATTCCACT CTGCCACTCTTCACAAATGTCATCAACAGAGCCACGATCAACTGCGCCCGATTGATTGGATTTGATGAAAAAACCTGCGGATCGACTGTGCATGAAGTGAGCCAGGTCTTGGTGCCTCCCAGCAGCAATATTATACAGATTATCGAAACCGATAAGAAATACTCCACTTTAAGGGATTTGTTGAAGGGAACAGAG GTGGAAAAAATTCTGCAAGAAAACAACAGATCTATCACCTTCCTGGCCCCTAGTGATGAGGCCTTTGCAGCTTTAGAGGAAAAACATAGAACGATGCTTAAGGAGAACAAGGAGAAGGCGAATGAGATTTTGAAGAATCATGTTTTGAGTG AGGTTCTCTGCTGCTCGGGAGTTGGACCCCACACATGGGGCTTCAACAGCTTCGTCCCCACCTTGGGCGACCAAAAAGTGGAAATCGGTAGACTAGGAAACCAAATTCGAGTCAATAGAGCTGCAATCACGAGCTGTGACACCATGGCCGTTAATGGGGTTCTGCACACGATTAATAGAGTTTTAGCCCCAAGAAAGCGGCCTGTAACGGCCATGGGGGGCGGAATTCTGTTCTTTGACTTATAA
- the LOC136408684 gene encoding uncharacterized protein, protein MNVPVAYQGGLVFLNSYSGLVKILEACLNVVLIVFTALLGQTFQPQFLCGCSIYGFLSVVVLVAFHLRGVVEKSEFPWFWVEFINSSLMAMLLLIASSLLAAELTKGCIVTGILGFIAVMVYVLDAIEKFNLAKGPRTRYVWSVPNMVEE, encoded by the exons ATGAAC GTTCCCGTGGCTTATCAAGGAGGTTTGGTATTCCTTAATTCCTACTCAGGATTGGTTAAAATCCTAGAAGCA TGCCTCAACGTGGTTCTGATCGTATTCACCGCCCTCCTAGGCCAAACTTTCCAACCCCAATTTCTCTGCGGTTGTTCCATCTACGGCTTCCTAAGCGTGGTAGTACTCGTAGCCTTCCATCTTCGAGGCGTGGTGGAAAAATCCGAATTTCCATGGTTTTGGGTGGAATTCATCAACAGCTCATTAATGGCAATGCTGCTTCTCATTGCCTCATCGCTGCTTGCAGCTGAGCTAACAAAGGGATGCATCGTCACTGGA ATATTAGGATTCATAGCTGTGATGGTCTATGTTTTGGATGCGATAGAGAAGTTTAATCTGGCAAAGGGTCCAAGGACGAGATATGTGTGGTCGGTGCCTAACATGGTGGAGGAGTAA